GGTAATGGGTAAGGAGAAGGGAATTGTTATGGACGGCCGCGATATTGGAACCGTTGTGTTTCCCGACGCCGAACTTAAAATATTTATGACTGCCGATCCTAAGGTACGCGCTATGCGACGCTTTAAGGAACTTCAGGAAAAGGGCGACAACACTACCCTTGAAGCCATTGAAGCCAACGTTCGCAGCCGCGACCACATGGACGAAACTCGCGACATTAGCCCACTACGTAGGGCCGATGATGCGCTCATTTTAGATAACGGAAACATGACTCCCGCCGAACAAATGGTTTGGGTTAAGGAGATAATGAATAAGCTGTAGATATGGCAATCGTTGTTGAGGTTGATAACGGTTCGGGTTTTTGCTTTGGCGTGACAAACGCCATCCAGAAAGCAGAGGAGTTGCTTACTCGCGGCGAATCGCTCTATTGCCTTGGCGAGATTGTGCACAACAGTGAAGAGGTAAATAGGCTAGAAAGCAAAGGACTTAAAACGGTTGACTACTCAAATATGTCATCGTTAAAAGGTAAGCAATTGTTGGTTCGGGCGCACGGTGAACCACCCGAAACATACCAGTTGGCCAGCGAAAGTGGCGTTAATATTGTTGATGCAACTTGTCCAATTGTTACAAAGTTGCAGCAGCGTGTGGCAAGTGCTTATTCGGAGATGCAGTTGGTAGGTGGACAGGTAGTGATTTTTGGGAAGAAAAGCCATCCGGAGGTAGTTGGTTTGATCGGAAATGCAAATGGTGCGGCTATTATCATCGAAAAGGTTGAAGAGGTAGCGATGCTGGATTGCTCAAAACCAACGGTTCTCTTTTCTCAAACCACCATGGATGGCGAAGATTACGTTGCCCTTGGTGAGGCTATTAAGCAAACGATGGATACGCTTATTCCAAATGGTTCCAGTCAACTAAAGGTTGTAAACTCAGTTTGTGGAAGCGTTTCGAACCGGAAGCCAAAGTTAGCCGAGTTTTCAAGTCGCCACGACATGGTTGTGTTTGTTGCGGGAAAAAAGAGTTCCAACGGAAAAGTGCTGTATCAGGTTTGCAAAGATGCTAATCCAAATACCATCTTCATGGAATCGGCCGCAGAGATAGAGGAGTCAATGTTCGAAGGAATTAACTCCGTGGGAGTTTGTGGGGCCACCTCTACGCCATTGTGGCTGATGGAACTGGTAGCAGAAAAGATTCGCGCAATCTAGGTGCTCATAAAATGTATTGATAGCACCGATTGGTGCTATATATCGGGTTGTTTAATACCACCCATGATGAATATTAAATTGCTAAAAATAGATATATGGCAAAGTTTAAGAAAATTGGAGTATTAACTTCAGGTGGAGATGCTCCGGGTATGAATGCTGCTATTAGGGCCGTGACTCGTACCGCTATTTACAACGGAATTAAGGTTGTAGGCGTAATGCAGGGATATGCTGGTTTGATTGCCGGTGAATTTCGCGATTTGAAAACCACCGATGTGAGTGACATCATTCAAAAGGGAGGAACCATCCTAAAGACGGCCCGTTGCATGGAGTTTAAGACAAAGGAAGGTCGCCAAACTGCCTACGAAAATGCTAAGAAGCAAGGAATTGAAGCCCTTGTGGTTATTGGCGGTGATGGATCTTTCACCGGTGCAAGGCTGCTTTCGGAGGAGCACCCCGATTTCCCAATCGTTGGTATCCCCGGAACTATCGACAACGATCTCTTTGGTACCGACTATACCATTGGCTACGATACTGCACTAAATACGGTAGTGGAGGCGGTAGATAAAATTCGCGATACAGCATCCTCGCAC
This window of the Williamwhitmania taraxaci genome carries:
- a CDS encoding 4-hydroxy-3-methylbut-2-enyl diphosphate reductase yields the protein MAIVVEVDNGSGFCFGVTNAIQKAEELLTRGESLYCLGEIVHNSEEVNRLESKGLKTVDYSNMSSLKGKQLLVRAHGEPPETYQLASESGVNIVDATCPIVTKLQQRVASAYSEMQLVGGQVVIFGKKSHPEVVGLIGNANGAAIIIEKVEEVAMLDCSKPTVLFSQTTMDGEDYVALGEAIKQTMDTLIPNGSSQLKVVNSVCGSVSNRKPKLAEFSSRHDMVVFVAGKKSSNGKVLYQVCKDANPNTIFMESAAEIEESMFEGINSVGVCGATSTPLWLMELVAEKIRAI
- the pfkA gene encoding 6-phosphofructokinase, with the translated sequence MAKFKKIGVLTSGGDAPGMNAAIRAVTRTAIYNGIKVVGVMQGYAGLIAGEFRDLKTTDVSDIIQKGGTILKTARCMEFKTKEGRQTAYENAKKQGIEALVVIGGDGSFTGARLLSEEHPDFPIVGIPGTIDNDLFGTDYTIGYDTALNTVVEAVDKIRDTASSHNRLFFVEVMGRDAGFIALRSGIAVGAEAILIPEVHTPYAELKAYLENNSKRKRLNNLIIVAEGADQGGAIEVANKVKADFPVYDVKVTILGHIQRGGSPSAFDRVTASRLGAGAVEALLDDQKSIMVGIVNNQISQVPFNQTIKNKKDINVSMLKLAEILSI